ATCTGAGATTAGGTGAATCCATTGCTCTTGGAAGAGAAACTGTCAAAGGGACTCTCTGGCCGGGATGCCATGCAGATGCCTTTCAGCTCTCTGCAGAGCTGATTGAACTTAAGAAAAAACCCTCTGTTCCCATCGGAGAAACTGGAATGGATGCCTTCGGCAAGACACCTGTATTCTCTGACAAGGGCGATATATTGAGGGGCATACTCTCTGTGGGTAGAGAAGATGTAGTGATTGACAATCTGATTCCCGTAGACAGCGGGATCTCTGTCCTGGGAGCATCCAGTGATCATCTTCTGATTGATGTAACAGGGTCTTCTTCCGACCTCAGTCTGGGAGACAAAGTCAATTTCAACCTGAATTATGGAGCCCTTCTGGCGGCCATGACTTCCGGGTATGTAAAAAAAACACCTATCACAGGAGAAGAGGGAATCATGAAATCCAAAAATGCGGTTTTAATGGGGAACTCTCCCACCTTCACAGAAGAGATTCTGTTAAATCATCTTACAGAGATGGGATTTGAATATGAAATCAGTACAAAAGAGATTACAGAAGGTCTTATCGCAGCAGAGATCAGGGAGAAGAAGATTCCTCTCATCGGCGGAGAACAAAACTGCAGCGTTGCAGCACTGAGAGGCATGGCGAAAGCACTTGATCAGGCCGGGCTTATCATATTTTCCCCTAACGCTTCACTCCTGACAGAGGGAGATGAGAGTCACTCATTTCTGGCAGAGATACTGGGATTAAAGAACAACGGAATCAATCTCAGTTCGAAAATATCTCCAGAGAGCATTGTGATCATAGGACTGCGAGATGCAGAGCGCAGTGAAGTTGAACTTATCAGGGAACATGATATTCAGGTATATACCATGGAGGATATTGATCTTCTGGGGATGAGAGAGGTCATGATCAATGCCCTGAGAAAGGTTACAACGGGAACAGAGGGATTCTATGCCCGTCTCAGCACTGATGTAATCAAGGCCGAAGGAGAGGGACTGACTTTCAGGGAAGCCCACCTGGCCATGGAGATGATTGCCGATTCAGCAAATATGAAGGCCTTTGACATCTCCGGAACTCCCGACAGGAGCTGGATCGATGACAAAGGCCTGTGCAATCTAGTTGGATCTGCCTTTGGAAAAAGGATTTTAAAGCTCTAGTTACAGATATGCAAAATAATCAGATAAAATGGCGGAGAATCAAAGAACGGATGGAAACTCCCTGGGCAAACAAAATAGATATTAATAATCCCCTGGGAGAATACCCGAGACCGCAGTTCGTACGCCCGGACTGGCTATCTCTCAATGGAATATGGGATTATGTCGTAAAAGAAGACGGAAATGACGATCTTGAAGATTACGACGGTGAGATTCTAGTTCCTTTTGCCATTGAAACAGCTGCTTCTGGTGTTGGCAAACCCCTTCACCCCAATGAAACACTCCGATATAGAAAAAAGTTTGAAATACCTGAAAACTGGAAAGAAAAGAGAATAAAGCTCAATTTTGAAGCTGTGGACTGGCACTGCATCTGCCGAATCAACGGTATAGAGGCTGGTGTGCATAAAGGTGGTTACATCCCTTTCTTCTTTGATATCAGTGACTTAATCGTAGATGGTGTTAATGAAATGACTCTCGATGTGAAAGATCCTACTGACAGCGGCCACCAGCAAAAAGGCAAGCAAACTCTCAAACCCAAGGGCTGTTTCTATAAAGCCACTAGTGGAATATGGCAGTCTGTATGGCTAGAACCGGTTCCAGAAGAGAACCACATCCTCAAGATGAAACTAACTCCGCAGGTGGACTCTTCATCTCTAACTGCGAATATTACGACTGTGACAAAATCTTCTGTGAGATTGACAATCATTTCAGAGGGTAAAAAAATATCCCAGCTCATAGCTGAAAGCGGGAAAGATCTGGTATTGCCAATATCTGATCCCCGATTATGGTCTCCCGTGGATCCTTATCTCTATGATCTGAAAGTAGAACTCATCAGTTCTGAGAATGTGATAGATAGTGTAGAAAGCTATTTCGCCTTGCGCAAAATATCTACAGCTCCCGGCTATAAGGGGCGTCATTTTATCTATCTCAACGACACAGCCATTTTTCTCCATGGTCCCCTGGATCAGGGATATTGGCCTGAAAGCGGGATGACAGCACCCTCTGAGGAAGCGATAATATTCGATCTGGAGAAGACGAAAGCACTGGGTTTCAACATGGTAAGAAAGCACATCAAAATTGAATCGAGACGCTGGTATTACCATGCCGACAGATTAGGCCTTGCTGTGATTCAGGATATGGTATCCGGTGGGAACAACTATGTGAGTCCCCTGGGAGATGCTCTCCGCTACACAGTGGGAAAACATTATAGAGATACTTCGAAACAATATAAAAAATCCGTTGGAAGGTCTTCCCCTGACAACAGAGCTGGATTCGAAGAAGAACTGACAGAGATGATTGAGCATCTCTATAATACCCCTTCCCTGCTGATATGGTGCCCCTTCAATGAAGCCTGGGGCCAGTATGATGCTCTGCGAATAAGCGATATGGTCGGAGAAAAGGACCCTTCCCGTCTCATTGACCATGCATCAGGCTGGTATGACCAGGGTAGGAGTGATTTTGAATCTCAGCACTCTTACTCGGCAAAGCTTCCCGGACCAGGAAAAAATGATGACAGAGTCTACCTGTTGTCAGAATACGGTGGAATCAATCTGAATATTCCAGGGCATTTGTGGGATGAAAATAAAAAGTTCGGTTATAGATCTTTTAAAAGTAAAAAATCTCTTGAGCAAGCCTATGTGAAACTGATGAGACAAAGCCTTAATCCGTTGATAGAAAAGGGACTTGGAGGGGCAGTTTATACACAAATAAGCGATGTGGAAATTGAATCTAATGGTTTTTATACTTACGACAGAAGAGTTTTAAA
This DNA window, taken from Oceanispirochaeta sp. M1, encodes the following:
- a CDS encoding alanine racemase, giving the protein MAGPEIIVDINKIRENTRTLVDFCSSKGIRVTGVTKVTCGMPLVARAMLEGGVVSIGESRIENIQRLRSSGINAPVMMLRIPPLSGVDEIVTSVDISLNSELSVICSLSEAAVRKGKIHKIILMVDLGDLREGIWPSDLMEICREVVKLRGVKIAGIGTNLTCFGGVLPSRKNMTQLVTYAQQIEERFGLEMEIISGGNSSSLPLLMEGGMPARINHLRLGESIALGRETVKGTLWPGCHADAFQLSAELIELKKKPSVPIGETGMDAFGKTPVFSDKGDILRGILSVGREDVVIDNLIPVDSGISVLGASSDHLLIDVTGSSSDLSLGDKVNFNLNYGALLAAMTSGYVKKTPITGEEGIMKSKNAVLMGNSPTFTEEILLNHLTEMGFEYEISTKEITEGLIAAEIREKKIPLIGGEQNCSVAALRGMAKALDQAGLIIFSPNASLLTEGDESHSFLAEILGLKNNGINLSSKISPESIVIIGLRDAERSEVELIREHDIQVYTMEDIDLLGMREVMINALRKVTTGTEGFYARLSTDVIKAEGEGLTFREAHLAMEMIADSANMKAFDISGTPDRSWIDDKGLCNLVGSAFGKRILKL
- a CDS encoding glycoside hydrolase family 2 protein, with translation MQNNQIKWRRIKERMETPWANKIDINNPLGEYPRPQFVRPDWLSLNGIWDYVVKEDGNDDLEDYDGEILVPFAIETAASGVGKPLHPNETLRYRKKFEIPENWKEKRIKLNFEAVDWHCICRINGIEAGVHKGGYIPFFFDISDLIVDGVNEMTLDVKDPTDSGHQQKGKQTLKPKGCFYKATSGIWQSVWLEPVPEENHILKMKLTPQVDSSSLTANITTVTKSSVRLTIISEGKKISQLIAESGKDLVLPISDPRLWSPVDPYLYDLKVELISSENVIDSVESYFALRKISTAPGYKGRHFIYLNDTAIFLHGPLDQGYWPESGMTAPSEEAIIFDLEKTKALGFNMVRKHIKIESRRWYYHADRLGLAVIQDMVSGGNNYVSPLGDALRYTVGKHYRDTSKQYKKSVGRSSPDNRAGFEEELTEMIEHLYNTPSLLIWCPFNEAWGQYDALRISDMVGEKDPSRLIDHASGWYDQGRSDFESQHSYSAKLPGPGKNDDRVYLLSEYGGINLNIPGHLWDENKKFGYRSFKSKKSLEQAYVKLMRQSLNPLIEKGLGGAVYTQISDVEIESNGFYTYDRRVLKIDEAVVYESNKEIYEAFRSLNKK